A window from Roseburia sp. 499 encodes these proteins:
- the flgM gene encoding flagellar biosynthesis anti-sigma factor FlgM — protein MRVEAYNQIAQVYNSAKASKIKGAQASGKRDEVQISQAGRDYQVAKQAVAETSDIREDKVAQLKAEIESGNYKVETGDFAAKLIEKYNAYNIYL, from the coding sequence ATGCGTGTAGAAGCATATAATCAGATTGCACAAGTTTATAATTCAGCAAAGGCTTCTAAGATAAAGGGAGCACAAGCATCAGGAAAACGTGATGAAGTGCAGATTTCCCAGGCTGGTCGCGATTATCAGGTGGCAAAGCAGGCAGTGGCAGAAACCTCCGATATCAGAGAAGATAAGGTTGCACAGTTAAAGGCAGAGATTGAATCTGGTAACTACAAAGTAGAAACAGGAGATTTTGCAGCAAAGTTAATAGAGAAGTACAATGCGTATAATATATATCTGTAG
- a CDS encoding flagellar protein FlgN: protein MASLMEDFIDVLEKENEEYERLTELSTEKRQIIINGDVPALEDMTGKEQEITSNLKNLENRRQQVVKDMAIVLSKKPEELTITNMIAFLDKQPEEQQKLQDIRERLKATLTQMADINTQNEILLTQAMEMVEFDLTLFKSMRQAPTTANYDKRANNTGDVLGSRGFDAKQ from the coding sequence GTGGCTAGTCTAATGGAAGATTTCATAGATGTCCTTGAAAAGGAAAACGAGGAATATGAACGACTGACAGAACTGTCGACAGAAAAACGACAGATTATTATAAATGGGGATGTACCTGCTCTTGAGGATATGACGGGAAAAGAACAGGAAATAACCAGTAATCTGAAGAATCTGGAAAATAGAAGACAACAGGTTGTGAAAGATATGGCTATCGTACTTAGTAAAAAGCCTGAGGAGCTGACAATTACTAATATGATAGCATTTTTAGATAAACAGCCGGAAGAACAACAGAAGCTTCAGGATATTCGGGAAAGACTGAAGGCGACACTTACCCAGATGGCAGATATTAATACACAGAATGAGATTTTGCTGACCCAGGCAATGGAAATGGTAGAATTTGACCTGACGCTTTTTAAAAGCATGCGTCAGGCACCTACAACAGCAAATTATGATAAAAGGGCAAATAATACCGGGGATGTGCTGGGCAGCCGGGGATTTGATGCGAAACAGTAG